In Streptomyces chartreusis, the following proteins share a genomic window:
- a CDS encoding copper chaperone PCu(A)C, which yields MTVSTAERPTDPRASRPTRRRITEGLLAALAPIAACGVALGGLTTWVGAGNAGSPARITVTDGRVFLPYGDVRDTAAFFRIANSGGSDDRLLKVTSSAVRGEATLSRHRMAGDNAASARTVESAGVPAGGSLTMSPFGLDVTLRADPEWVAGTYVPFTLHFEQGGRIEVQAKVVRPGEAG from the coding sequence ATGACCGTGTCCACGGCCGAACGGCCGACCGACCCCCGGGCCTCGCGCCCGACCCGCCGCCGGATCACCGAAGGCCTGCTCGCCGCGCTCGCCCCGATCGCCGCGTGCGGCGTCGCCCTGGGCGGCCTGACCACGTGGGTCGGCGCCGGCAACGCGGGCAGCCCTGCGCGGATCACGGTCACCGACGGGCGGGTCTTCCTGCCGTACGGAGACGTCCGGGACACCGCGGCGTTCTTCCGGATCGCCAACTCCGGCGGCTCGGACGACCGGCTGCTGAAGGTGACGTCGTCCGCGGTCCGCGGCGAGGCGACGCTCAGCCGGCATCGCATGGCCGGTGACAACGCGGCGTCCGCGCGGACGGTGGAATCGGCCGGCGTCCCGGCGGGCGGCAGCCTCACCATGTCCCCGTTCGGACTCGATGTCACACTGCGGGCCGATCCGGAGTGGGTGGCGGGCACATATGTGCCGTTCACACTGCACTTCGAGCAAGGTGGGCGGATCGAGGTACAGGCGAAGGTGGTCCGCCCCGGCGAGGCCGGCTGA
- a CDS encoding DUF998 domain-containing protein, with amino-acid sequence MRLVPRWALLSSGCAPVVLIGGWLIAARLEGPAYDPVTQTISVLAAYGAAGFWVMTTALAALGLCHLVTALGLRAAALPGRVALGAGGVAAFVVAALPPPSSGGSLRHGAVAGIGFALLAMWPVLAAGRRGTGPWGLRLVPSLAATLLMLVSAVWFLFEMHIDGAAGVAERLVTSIQSLWPFVVVASCLRYRYGIGRSGGSRSR; translated from the coding sequence ATGCGACTTGTGCCTAGGTGGGCGCTGCTTTCGTCGGGCTGCGCGCCTGTCGTACTCATCGGTGGGTGGCTGATCGCGGCGCGGCTGGAAGGCCCCGCCTACGACCCCGTCACCCAGACGATCAGCGTCCTGGCGGCCTACGGCGCCGCGGGATTCTGGGTGATGACCACGGCGCTCGCCGCCCTGGGTCTCTGCCATCTGGTCACCGCACTGGGGCTGCGGGCGGCCGCGCTCCCGGGACGGGTGGCGCTGGGCGCCGGGGGAGTGGCCGCGTTCGTGGTGGCCGCGCTCCCGCCGCCGAGCAGCGGAGGGTCCCTGCGCCACGGCGCGGTCGCCGGGATCGGCTTCGCCCTCCTCGCCATGTGGCCGGTGCTGGCCGCCGGTCGCCGGGGCACCGGGCCCTGGGGGCTCAGACTCGTGCCCTCCCTCGCGGCGACCCTGCTCATGCTCGTCAGTGCCGTCTGGTTCCTGTTCGAGATGCACATCGACGGCGCCGCCGGTGTCGCCGAACGCCTGGTGACCTCGATCCAGTCGCTGTGGCCGTTCGTGGTCGTCGCCTCCTGCCTCCGGTACCGCTACGGCATCGGCCGTTCAGGTGGCAGCCGTTCGAGGTGA
- a CDS encoding heavy metal translocating P-type ATPase, producing the protein MATEPAPPMTTTDLTVGGMTCAACVRRVEKKLAKLEGVTATVNLATGRARVSHPPHVRPEELVATVEQAGYTAALPEPPKSRRRPDVPGDGDDVGRGGGPGSESEGVRSERERLLVTALLAVPVLVLSMVPAWQFRNWQWLCFVLAAPVALWSAWPFHVRALRGLRHSTATMDTLVSLGVVASFAWSAYALFLGGAGAPGMRMPFGLLPSAPDGVAHVYLEAAVGVPLFVLAGRFLEARARHGTGAALRSLARLASKEVSVREDGTERLVPIEELTVGQTFVVRPGERVATDGEVSEGNSAVDLSLVTGESDPVEVGPGSPVVGGAVNAGGMLLVRATAVGADTQLARITRLVTDAQAGKARAQRLADAVAGVFVPAVLALAVTVLGFWLGAGADPQAAITACVAVLVVACPCALGLATPTALMAATGRGAQLGVLIRGPQALEGLQHIDTVVLDKTGTLTSGHMTVARVTAVPGGLGEDAVLRLAGAVEQGSEHPLGRAVVAHARRALPEGDALPGVRDFRAEAGRGVRGLVEGRPVEVLAPDEGLPAALADALPVAEAAAHTPVVVHVDGVAEALIEIGDVVRPGSYRAVDRLRRLGVHPVLATGDREAPARAVAAALGIEEVHARRTPEDKADLVRQLRGEGRRVAVVGDGVNDAAALAGADLGIAMGTGTDVAIGAADVTLVRGDIEALGDAVRLARRTLGTIRANLLWAFGYNLVTVPLAMVGLLNPMVAAVAMSASSLLVVGNSLRLRAWQPAAGRRREQAGARGRAGARGRTPVVAGGRTR; encoded by the coding sequence ATGGCCACCGAACCGGCACCGCCGATGACCACCACGGACCTGACCGTCGGCGGGATGACCTGCGCGGCCTGTGTGCGGCGGGTGGAGAAGAAGCTCGCCAAGCTGGAAGGCGTGACGGCGACCGTCAATCTCGCCACCGGGCGAGCCAGGGTGAGCCATCCCCCGCACGTCCGCCCCGAGGAACTCGTGGCGACCGTCGAACAGGCCGGATACACGGCCGCCTTGCCCGAGCCGCCGAAGTCCCGCCGGCGCCCGGACGTGCCGGGAGACGGGGATGACGTGGGGCGCGGGGGCGGGCCCGGGTCCGAGTCCGAGGGCGTCCGGTCGGAACGGGAGCGGCTGCTGGTCACCGCGCTGCTCGCGGTGCCGGTGCTCGTGCTGTCGATGGTGCCCGCCTGGCAGTTCCGCAACTGGCAGTGGCTGTGCTTCGTACTGGCCGCCCCGGTCGCCCTCTGGAGCGCCTGGCCCTTCCATGTGCGGGCCCTGCGCGGGCTGCGCCACTCGACGGCGACGATGGACACGCTGGTCTCCCTCGGTGTCGTCGCGTCCTTCGCCTGGTCGGCGTACGCCCTGTTCCTCGGCGGCGCGGGCGCGCCGGGGATGCGGATGCCGTTCGGCCTGCTGCCCTCCGCCCCGGACGGAGTCGCGCACGTCTACCTCGAAGCGGCGGTCGGCGTGCCCCTGTTCGTGCTGGCCGGCCGGTTCCTGGAGGCACGGGCACGCCACGGCACCGGCGCGGCACTGCGCTCGCTGGCCCGGCTCGCCTCGAAGGAGGTGTCAGTACGGGAGGACGGCACCGAACGCCTTGTCCCCATCGAGGAGTTGACGGTCGGGCAGACCTTCGTCGTACGCCCCGGGGAGCGGGTCGCGACGGACGGCGAGGTGTCCGAGGGCAACTCCGCCGTGGACCTGTCACTCGTCACCGGGGAGAGCGACCCCGTCGAGGTCGGGCCCGGCTCACCGGTGGTGGGCGGCGCCGTCAACGCGGGCGGGATGCTGCTGGTGCGGGCAACGGCCGTGGGCGCGGACACCCAACTGGCGCGGATCACCCGCCTGGTGACGGACGCCCAGGCCGGCAAAGCGCGCGCCCAGCGGCTGGCCGACGCCGTGGCCGGGGTGTTCGTGCCCGCAGTGCTGGCGCTCGCCGTCACCGTGCTCGGATTCTGGCTCGGGGCGGGGGCCGATCCGCAGGCGGCGATCACCGCGTGTGTGGCCGTCCTGGTCGTCGCGTGCCCCTGCGCGCTGGGCCTGGCGACCCCGACCGCGCTGATGGCGGCCACCGGACGCGGCGCGCAGCTCGGCGTCCTGATCCGGGGCCCGCAGGCCCTGGAAGGGCTCCAGCACATCGACACCGTCGTCCTCGACAAGACCGGAACCCTCACCTCCGGGCACATGACGGTCGCCCGCGTCACGGCCGTCCCCGGTGGGCTCGGCGAGGACGCCGTGCTGCGGCTCGCCGGTGCCGTGGAGCAGGGCTCGGAACATCCGCTGGGCCGCGCCGTCGTCGCCCATGCCCGCAGGGCCCTGCCGGAAGGGGACGCGCTGCCCGGGGTACGGGACTTCCGCGCCGAGGCCGGCCGGGGCGTGCGCGGCCTCGTCGAGGGGCGCCCGGTCGAGGTGCTCGCGCCGGACGAGGGGTTGCCCGCGGCGCTGGCGGACGCCCTCCCGGTGGCGGAGGCCGCAGCGCATACGCCCGTCGTCGTGCACGTCGACGGGGTCGCCGAGGCGCTGATCGAGATCGGGGACGTCGTACGGCCCGGCAGCTACCGTGCCGTCGACCGGCTGCGGCGTCTCGGTGTGCACCCGGTGCTCGCCACCGGCGACCGCGAGGCCCCGGCCCGCGCCGTCGCCGCCGCCCTCGGCATCGAGGAGGTGCACGCGCGCCGCACACCCGAGGACAAGGCCGACCTCGTACGGCAACTGCGGGGCGAGGGCCGCCGGGTCGCGGTCGTCGGCGACGGCGTCAACGACGCGGCGGCGCTGGCCGGCGCAGACCTCGGTATCGCCATGGGTACCGGCACGGACGTGGCGATCGGGGCCGCCGACGTCACCCTGGTGCGTGGTGACATCGAAGCCCTCGGCGACGCGGTCCGCCTGGCCCGGCGCACCCTCGGCACGATCCGCGCCAATCTGCTGTGGGCCTTCGGCTACAACCTGGTCACCGTGCCGCTCGCCATGGTCGGCCTGCTCAACCCCATGGTCGCCGCCGTGGCCATGTCGGCGAGTTCCCTGCTGGTGGTCGGCAACAGCCTGCGGCTGCGGGCCTGGCAGCCGGCAGCGGGCCGCCGCCGTGAGCAAGCCGGAGCACGAGGCCGAGCCGGAGCACGCGGCCGAACGCCCGTCGTCGCAGGAGGACGTACCCGATGA